A region of Nocardioides alkalitolerans DNA encodes the following proteins:
- a CDS encoding response regulator transcription factor, protein MIRVLLADDENLIREALAQMLALEDDLEVVAQAASGEEALAMARKTSPDVAVLDLQMPGRDGRGPDGIEVAEGLADAAPGCVAVIVTSHGRPGHLKRALAAGVRGFLPKTTSAATLAGVVRTVHDGGRHVDPELAAEAISAGDSPLTPREADVLELAADGAPVEEIARRASLSPGTVRNYLSSAVTKLGAANRHDACATARRMGWI, encoded by the coding sequence ATGATCCGGGTGCTGCTGGCCGACGACGAGAACCTCATCCGGGAGGCGCTCGCCCAGATGCTCGCGCTGGAGGACGACCTCGAGGTGGTCGCGCAGGCGGCCAGCGGCGAGGAGGCGCTGGCGATGGCCCGCAAGACCAGCCCCGACGTGGCGGTCCTCGACCTGCAGATGCCGGGGCGTGACGGCCGCGGCCCCGACGGCATCGAGGTCGCCGAGGGTCTCGCCGACGCAGCCCCCGGGTGCGTCGCGGTCATCGTCACGAGCCACGGGCGGCCCGGACACCTCAAGCGGGCGCTCGCCGCCGGCGTACGCGGGTTCCTGCCCAAGACGACCTCGGCGGCGACCCTCGCCGGGGTGGTGCGCACCGTCCACGACGGCGGCCGTCACGTCGACCCCGAGCTGGCGGCGGAGGCCATCAGCGCCGGCGACAGCCCGCTGACGCCCCGGGAGGCCGACGTGCTCGAGCTCGCGGCCGACGGCGCCCCGGTGGAGGAGATCGCGCGGCGGGCGTCGCTGTCGCCGGGCACGGTGCGGAACTACCTCTCGAGCGCCGTCACGAAGCTCGGCGCGGCCAACCGCCACGACGCCTGCGCGACCGCGCGTCGGATGGGCTGGATCTGA
- a CDS encoding phosphodiester glycosidase family protein — translation MSLRRSTAAGVGSLLLLLCAAAPSPATTDHPIAWSTGAVTDDGSSDTEDPSVVPVPPAARRGEQARTAATHPLRTGDTVRLATGVYLKTFSEVDERGGYVGKLVAIDLGGSTKVRPDHAWSGQVSTRATLDRLVGPNAVAAINGDFFDIDTTGAPRGFGISRGAGVLNGRESGWNYAVWMTRGGSVGLGQLDLQASLAEFPGLTVSAWNSGAVAVDSVGVYSSAWGTSVDARPVTAGATDVRTVVVRDGRVVLNSSAPVRTVPRGGYVLVARGAAAAQAAQMPYGTVVTPRVAVPGNVAFAVGASGPLVRNGQVANRSDSTLAPRTVVAYDRDTHRLLLFVVDGRSERSRGITHLEAAEIALWLGADEALNLDGGGSSTMLARVGGRMVTVNQPSDGSKRPVPNGIQVGYP, via the coding sequence ATGTCCCTCCGCCGCAGCACGGCGGCCGGCGTCGGATCCCTCCTCCTGCTCCTCTGCGCCGCCGCACCCTCGCCTGCCACCACGGATCACCCGATCGCGTGGAGCACCGGCGCCGTCACCGACGACGGCTCCTCCGACACCGAGGACCCCTCGGTCGTCCCGGTCCCGCCCGCCGCCCGCCGCGGCGAGCAGGCGCGCACCGCCGCCACCCACCCGCTCCGCACCGGCGACACGGTGCGGCTCGCCACGGGCGTCTACCTCAAGACGTTCAGCGAGGTCGACGAGCGCGGCGGGTACGTCGGCAAGCTCGTCGCCATCGACCTCGGGGGGTCCACCAAGGTGCGCCCCGACCACGCCTGGAGCGGCCAGGTGTCGACGCGCGCCACCCTGGACCGCCTCGTGGGCCCGAACGCCGTGGCCGCGATCAACGGGGACTTCTTCGACATCGACACGACGGGCGCTCCCCGCGGGTTCGGCATCAGCCGCGGCGCCGGGGTGCTCAACGGCCGCGAGAGCGGCTGGAACTACGCCGTCTGGATGACCCGCGGCGGCAGCGTCGGGCTCGGCCAGCTCGACCTCCAGGCCAGCCTGGCGGAGTTCCCGGGCCTCACCGTCAGCGCCTGGAACTCGGGCGCCGTGGCGGTCGACTCGGTGGGGGTCTACTCGTCGGCCTGGGGCACCTCGGTCGACGCCCGCCCCGTGACCGCGGGCGCGACCGACGTGCGCACCGTCGTCGTCCGCGACGGCCGCGTGGTGCTCAACTCGTCCGCGCCGGTGCGCACGGTGCCGCGAGGCGGCTACGTGCTCGTGGCCCGCGGCGCGGCGGCGGCCCAGGCCGCGCAGATGCCCTACGGCACGGTCGTCACGCCCCGGGTCGCCGTGCCGGGCAACGTGGCGTTCGCGGTCGGGGCCAGCGGCCCCCTCGTGCGCAACGGTCAGGTCGCGAACCGCAGCGACTCCACGCTCGCGCCGCGCACCGTCGTCGCCTACGACCGCGACACCCACCGGCTGCTGCTGTTCGTCGTCGACGGTCGCTCCGAGCGCAGCCGCGGCATCACCCACCTCGAGGCGGCCGAGATCGCGCTGTGGCTGGGCGCGGACGAGGCCCTCAACCTCGACGGCGGCGGGTCGTCCACCATGCTGGCCCGGGTCGGCGGCCGGATGGTGACGGTCAACCAGCCCTCCGACGGGAGCAAGCGCCCGGTGCCCAACGGGATCCAGGTGGGCTACCCCTGA
- a CDS encoding GNAT family N-acetyltransferase: MSPAPPDVPPAVTVSVDPDLTARDVRALLEAHLADMRAVSPPESVHALDLDELRVPAITFCVARAADGTLLGVGALKELDDPAEPGGHGEVKSMRTAPTAVRTGVASLLLAHLLGLARERGLARVSLETGAEPFFAPARRFYARHGFVECGPFADYAPDPNSVFMTRPVAGTAASPAAPPA, translated from the coding sequence GTGTCGCCCGCCCCGCCTGACGTCCCGCCCGCTGTCACCGTGTCCGTGGACCCCGACCTCACCGCCCGTGACGTGCGGGCCCTGCTGGAGGCCCACCTCGCCGACATGCGCGCCGTCTCCCCGCCGGAGTCCGTGCACGCGCTCGACCTCGACGAGCTGCGGGTCCCCGCCATCACCTTCTGCGTCGCCCGCGCCGCCGACGGGACCCTCCTGGGCGTGGGGGCGCTCAAGGAGCTCGACGACCCGGCCGAGCCCGGGGGCCACGGCGAGGTGAAGTCGATGCGGACGGCACCGACGGCCGTCCGCACGGGGGTCGCCTCCCTGCTGCTCGCCCACCTGCTCGGCCTCGCCCGCGAGCGCGGTCTGGCCCGCGTGAGCCTGGAGACGGGGGCGGAGCCGTTCTTCGCGCCGGCGCGACGGTTCTACGCGCGGCACGGGTTCGTCGAGTGCGGCCCGTTCGCCGACTACGCGCCCGACCCGAACAGCGTGTTCATGACCCGCCCCGTCGCAGGGACCGCGGCTTCTCCGGCGGCACCGCCCGCGTGA
- a CDS encoding ABC transporter permease produces MSTIDLTPASYGTAESTRPQGSSARRVLGMARANAVLLVRNRMTFVYAVVMPLVPLALLLAGPRGEAGTGVSALTNVLMLAAIFPVYYNLLSLTVTRRDELVLKRLRTGEATDREILASMALPGVAVLLAVVAISVPVAAALGQPLPHNGVVVALAAVLVAGAFAALAFWTAAWTKNAEAAQLTSMPVILVAVVGSLVAILPERVQPVLEWTPGAALDALVRIGWFGQDTEGAAVSLGDSFAASAQPLVTLAVWAVVAASLAARSMRWEPRG; encoded by the coding sequence ATGAGCACGATCGACCTGACGCCCGCCTCGTACGGGACGGCGGAGAGCACCCGACCGCAGGGCTCCTCTGCCCGCCGCGTGCTCGGCATGGCCCGTGCCAACGCGGTGCTCCTCGTGCGCAACCGGATGACGTTCGTCTATGCCGTGGTCATGCCGCTGGTGCCGCTCGCCCTGCTCCTCGCCGGGCCGCGTGGCGAGGCCGGCACCGGTGTCTCCGCGCTCACCAACGTGCTGATGCTGGCCGCGATCTTCCCGGTCTACTACAACCTGCTCTCGCTCACCGTGACCCGCCGCGACGAGCTGGTGCTCAAGCGGCTGCGCACCGGCGAGGCGACCGACCGGGAGATCCTGGCGTCCATGGCGCTGCCCGGTGTCGCCGTCCTGCTCGCCGTGGTGGCGATCAGCGTGCCGGTCGCCGCGGCGCTCGGCCAGCCGCTGCCCCACAACGGGGTGGTCGTGGCGCTCGCCGCGGTGCTGGTCGCCGGGGCCTTCGCCGCACTCGCGTTCTGGACGGCGGCCTGGACCAAGAACGCCGAGGCCGCCCAGCTGACCTCGATGCCCGTCATCCTCGTGGCCGTCGTCGGCTCGCTCGTGGCGATCCTGCCCGAGCGCGTGCAGCCGGTGCTCGAGTGGACACCGGGCGCGGCGCTCGACGCCCTCGTGCGGATCGGCTGGTTCGGCCAGGACACCGAGGGCGCGGCCGTCTCGCTCGGCGACTCGTTCGCGGCGTCCGCGCAGCCGCTCGTCACCCTCGCCGTGTGGGCCGTCGTGGCCGCCTCGCTGGCGGCGCGGTCGATGCGGTGGGAGCCGCGCGGCTGA
- a CDS encoding ABC transporter ATP-binding protein → MTTTEQTRTASGAGAGTGAAISVRGLRRTYGKGAGAFEAVRGVDLDVPTGTVTALLGTNGAGKTSTLEVVEGLGRASGGTVQVLGLDPIADRAEVRRRTGVLLQTSGFSGDLTVAETARLWHSTLSTPRPVDEALEMLDLGARAAVKVSALSGGERRRLDLACTLMGRPELVFLDEPTTGLDPESRREVWRLVRGLRAAGATVLLTTHYLEEAETLADRLEIMHGGRIVRSGTAGEIADGHPSTIAFDRLERALPPQLAGGVVDPASYGQPRTVVETVDLQATLTALLDWARDEKVRLEGLDARSASLEQVFLAIADSSTDDRRDAPVHPKGA, encoded by the coding sequence ATGACCACGACAGAGCAGACCCGAACCGCGTCCGGCGCAGGTGCCGGGACAGGGGCCGCGATCTCGGTCCGCGGCCTGCGGCGCACCTACGGCAAGGGCGCCGGCGCCTTCGAGGCCGTGCGCGGCGTCGACCTCGACGTGCCGACCGGCACCGTCACCGCCCTGCTCGGCACCAACGGCGCCGGCAAGACCTCGACCCTCGAGGTCGTGGAGGGCCTCGGCCGCGCCAGCGGCGGCACCGTGCAGGTGCTCGGGCTCGACCCGATCGCCGACCGCGCCGAGGTGCGGCGCCGCACCGGCGTGCTGCTGCAGACGAGCGGCTTCTCCGGCGACCTCACCGTCGCCGAGACCGCCCGGCTGTGGCACTCGACGCTCTCGACCCCGCGGCCGGTGGACGAGGCCCTCGAGATGCTGGACCTCGGCGCCCGTGCCGCGGTGAAGGTGAGCGCACTGTCGGGCGGCGAGCGCCGCCGGCTCGACCTGGCGTGCACCCTCATGGGCCGGCCGGAGCTCGTCTTCCTCGACGAGCCGACGACGGGCCTCGACCCCGAAAGCCGGCGCGAGGTGTGGCGCCTCGTGCGCGGGCTCCGCGCGGCAGGGGCGACGGTGCTCCTCACGACGCACTACCTCGAGGAGGCCGAGACCCTGGCCGACCGGCTCGAGATCATGCACGGCGGCCGCATCGTGCGCAGCGGCACGGCCGGCGAGATCGCCGACGGCCACCCCTCGACCATCGCTTTCGACCGCCTCGAGCGGGCGCTGCCGCCGCAGCTCGCGGGCGGCGTGGTCGACCCGGCGTCCTACGGGCAGCCGCGCACCGTCGTCGAGACGGTCGACCTCCAGGCCACCCTGACCGCGCTGCTCGACTGGGCCCGCGACGAGAAGGTGCGCCTCGAGGGGCTCGACGCCCGCAGCGCCAGCCTCGAGCAGGTGTTCCTCGCGATCGCCGACTCCAGCACCGACGACCGGCGGGACGCCCCCGTCCACCCGAAGGGAGCCTGA
- a CDS encoding glycosyltransferase family 2 protein: protein MTLPGVSVVMPVLDEEPYLADSVDRVLAQDYDGPFEVVLAVGPSSDATEAIAADIAAREARVRVVPNPTGRTPQALNAALAATTQPYVVRVDAHGFLPDGYVRRVVELLESTGAANVGGRMHVVGEDDFGRAVAVAMSSRLGIGGSRFHVGGEAGPAETVYLGAFRRSVLERLGGYDERYRRAQDWELNHRIRAAGEEIWFDPSIAVTYRPRRTVRALAKQFHGSGRWRRRVVEHYPETASVRYLAPPVVTAAVALGTAAGVLGAVTGSRVLQLGWSAPVGYAAAITAASLPEGRDLPPRARAWLPAVIMTMHLSWGAGFLRNVERSERA from the coding sequence GTGACCCTCCCCGGAGTCTCGGTCGTGATGCCGGTGCTCGACGAGGAGCCCTACCTCGCGGACTCGGTGGACCGGGTGCTCGCCCAGGACTACGACGGCCCCTTCGAGGTCGTCCTCGCCGTCGGACCCTCCTCCGACGCCACCGAGGCCATCGCCGCGGACATCGCGGCCCGGGAGGCGCGGGTGCGCGTCGTACCGAACCCCACGGGGCGCACCCCCCAGGCCCTCAACGCCGCGCTCGCCGCGACGACGCAGCCCTACGTGGTGCGGGTGGACGCCCACGGCTTCCTGCCCGACGGCTACGTGCGCCGGGTCGTCGAGCTGCTCGAGTCGACGGGCGCGGCCAACGTCGGCGGGCGCATGCACGTCGTCGGCGAGGACGACTTCGGTCGGGCCGTCGCCGTGGCGATGAGCTCGCGGCTCGGCATCGGCGGCTCGCGCTTCCACGTGGGCGGGGAGGCCGGGCCGGCGGAGACGGTCTACCTCGGCGCCTTCCGCCGGTCGGTGCTGGAGCGGCTGGGCGGGTACGACGAGCGCTACCGCCGCGCCCAGGACTGGGAGCTCAACCACCGCATCCGGGCGGCCGGGGAGGAGATCTGGTTCGACCCCTCGATCGCCGTCACCTACCGCCCGCGCCGCACCGTGCGGGCCCTCGCGAAGCAGTTCCACGGCTCGGGTCGGTGGCGTCGCCGGGTGGTCGAGCACTACCCGGAGACCGCGTCCGTGCGCTACCTCGCCCCGCCGGTCGTCACCGCCGCCGTCGCGCTCGGCACCGCCGCGGGCGTCCTGGGCGCGGTCACGGGCTCCCGGGTGCTGCAGCTCGGCTGGTCGGCGCCGGTGGGGTACGCCGCGGCCATCACCGCCGCGTCGCTGCCCGAGGGCCGCGACCTGCCGCCGCGGGCCCGGGCGTGGCTGCCTGCCGTGATCATGACGATGCACCTGTCGTGGGGTGCCGGGTTCCTGCGCAACGTCGAGCGGAGCGAGCGGGCCTGA
- a CDS encoding site-specific DNA-methyltransferase: MPAPSNTFVEGDNLDVLARLADGSVDVAYLAPPYNRDTALLYRDRSAVARAGAADRHAAWVAMMRPRLAEVRRVLAPSGAVFVSIDDREAAHLRLLLDEVFGEAAFVAQVVVNLNAKGRQLGGGFAVSHEYLLVYARDARRCRLDPTSPDTVDPADFGHTSEDGRRYRLLPLRNTNKRFRPSTAPTLHYPLHGDPTTGRVSCEPFDGAVEVHPVFGDGAPAVWRWSAPLVAQRRDDLVCRTVRGRLGERVDVFQRDWLTPERRKKLTTIWLAEEIGSTDTAVAEVTALVGKAFDSPKPTGLLRRVVATYPADARVLDPFAGSGTTGHAIALLNAADGGTRTCLSINAGEPVRPGSAAAEAGFATVADVTRARLRAVDATLGGGYAEGLEDGLTPR; encoded by the coding sequence GTGCCGGCGCCCAGCAACACCTTCGTCGAAGGCGACAACCTCGACGTGCTCGCCCGCCTGGCCGACGGCTCCGTCGACGTCGCCTACCTCGCCCCGCCCTACAACCGCGACACGGCGCTGCTCTACCGCGACCGCAGCGCCGTGGCCCGGGCCGGCGCGGCCGACCGGCACGCGGCGTGGGTGGCGATGATGCGGCCCCGGCTCGCCGAGGTACGCCGCGTGCTCGCCCCCTCCGGCGCCGTGTTCGTCAGCATCGACGACCGCGAGGCCGCCCACCTCCGGCTCCTCCTCGACGAGGTCTTCGGCGAGGCCGCGTTCGTGGCGCAGGTCGTCGTCAACCTCAACGCCAAGGGCCGTCAGCTGGGCGGCGGCTTCGCGGTGAGCCACGAGTACCTCCTCGTCTACGCCCGCGACGCCCGCCGCTGCCGCCTCGACCCGACGAGCCCCGACACCGTGGACCCGGCCGACTTCGGGCACACGTCCGAGGACGGCCGCCGCTACCGGCTGCTCCCGCTGCGCAACACCAACAAGCGCTTCCGGCCGTCGACCGCCCCGACGCTGCACTACCCCCTCCACGGCGACCCGACGACCGGCCGGGTCTCCTGCGAGCCCTTCGACGGCGCGGTCGAGGTGCACCCGGTGTTCGGCGACGGGGCGCCCGCGGTGTGGCGGTGGTCGGCCCCCCTCGTGGCCCAGCGGCGGGACGACCTGGTCTGCCGCACCGTGCGCGGACGCCTCGGCGAGCGGGTCGACGTCTTCCAGCGCGACTGGCTCACCCCCGAGCGCCGCAAGAAGCTCACGACGATCTGGCTGGCCGAGGAGATCGGCTCGACCGACACGGCCGTCGCCGAGGTCACGGCCCTCGTGGGCAAGGCCTTCGACTCGCCGAAGCCCACGGGCCTGCTGCGGCGTGTCGTCGCGACGTACCCCGCCGACGCCCGGGTGCTCGACCCCTTCGCCGGGAGCGGTACGACGGGGCACGCGATCGCGCTGCTCAACGCGGCCGACGGCGGCACCCGCACGTGCCTCAGCATCAACGCGGGCGAGCCCGTGCGGCCCGGGTCCGCGGCGGCGGAGGCCGGCTTCGCGACCGTCGCCGACGTCACCCGCGCCCGGCTGCGGGCGGTGGACGCGACCCTCGGCGGGGGTTACGCCGAGGGCCTCGAGGACGGGCTCACGCCCCGCTGA
- a CDS encoding matrixin family metalloprotease — translation MHGDGRGESRRERRERRRREAEMLRRLEELDRVDAALGLGAMPYGVPAGSRRPPPRRRWVTVLMGSTVLVLLMGVVVALAPQAAPLRDLLGIQRYGERPTYAAGEGTYAFLATQPGSDQPVGYDPCDTVEVLVNPDGAPRDHRELVDTAFAHVGAATGLDLRVVGETDDRDTDRLDDAGLPEPVLVLWADEDEQPDLRGDVAGYAGSVALGGARLSYVTGVVVLDVEAFAQMAAEPGGAAYRQAVVDHEVGHLVGLDHVDDPGELMYPETGAMTEFGPGDLEGLGRLGAVPCG, via the coding sequence GTGCACGGGGACGGGCGGGGAGAGAGCAGGCGGGAACGGCGGGAGCGCCGACGCCGCGAGGCGGAGATGCTGCGGCGTCTCGAGGAGCTCGACCGCGTCGACGCCGCGCTCGGCCTGGGCGCGATGCCCTACGGCGTGCCCGCCGGCTCGCGCCGGCCGCCGCCGCGCCGCCGCTGGGTGACCGTGCTGATGGGGTCGACGGTCCTGGTCCTGCTCATGGGCGTCGTCGTCGCGCTCGCGCCCCAGGCCGCGCCGCTGCGCGACCTGCTGGGGATCCAGCGGTACGGCGAGCGACCCACGTACGCCGCGGGCGAGGGCACCTACGCGTTCCTCGCGACGCAGCCCGGCAGCGACCAGCCGGTCGGCTACGACCCGTGCGACACCGTCGAGGTGCTCGTCAACCCCGACGGCGCCCCGCGCGACCACCGCGAGCTCGTCGACACGGCGTTCGCCCACGTCGGCGCCGCGACCGGGCTCGACCTGCGGGTCGTCGGCGAGACGGACGACCGTGACACCGACCGCCTCGACGACGCCGGTCTGCCCGAGCCGGTGCTCGTGCTGTGGGCAGACGAGGACGAGCAGCCCGACCTGCGCGGGGACGTCGCCGGGTACGCCGGCAGCGTGGCGCTCGGCGGCGCGCGGCTGTCCTACGTGACGGGCGTCGTCGTGCTCGACGTGGAGGCCTTCGCGCAGATGGCCGCCGAACCGGGCGGAGCGGCGTACCGGCAGGCGGTCGTGGACCACGAGGTGGGCCACCTCGTCGGGCTCGACCACGTCGACGACCCCGGGGAGCTGATGTACCCCGAGACCGGCGCGATGACCGAGTTCGGCCCCGGCGACCTCGAGGGGCTCGGCCGTCTCGGTGCCGTTCCCTGCGGTTGA
- a CDS encoding ABC transporter permease, whose translation MTSAEPVADAQGRLPDEVGLSLKEIAERNGLRQVGGRPRLATYLSGLWGRRHFAWMLAKSQAYSQNQGSYLGQAWNILNPLINAAVYLTIFGYVLKTDRGIENYIAYLLIGIFFFQFVTRAITLGSKAVVGNTGLVNSLQFPRALLPISTVLTELLTFLPATVVLLVLVPLSGEPFTWWWLALPGAIALMHVWGTGMAFLLARLVVEVRDVANLIPFIMRALMYFSGVFFSITTYAGSGLLGTLLAYQPVAVYLQLARTCLMVEAEPSATLWLAALGWAVGTLVVGFLFFWRAEAKYGRG comes from the coding sequence GTGACGTCCGCGGAGCCCGTCGCCGACGCACAGGGCCGTCTGCCCGACGAGGTCGGTCTCTCGCTCAAGGAGATCGCCGAGCGCAACGGGCTGCGCCAGGTCGGTGGACGACCGCGCCTGGCCACCTATCTCTCCGGGCTCTGGGGCCGGCGCCACTTCGCGTGGATGCTCGCCAAGTCGCAGGCCTACAGCCAGAACCAGGGCAGCTACCTCGGCCAGGCGTGGAACATCCTCAACCCGCTCATCAACGCGGCGGTCTACCTCACGATCTTCGGCTACGTCCTCAAGACCGACCGGGGCATCGAGAACTACATCGCCTACCTGCTGATCGGCATCTTCTTCTTCCAGTTCGTCACCCGCGCCATCACGCTCGGCTCGAAGGCGGTCGTCGGCAACACCGGGCTGGTGAACTCGTTGCAGTTCCCGCGGGCGCTGCTGCCCATCTCGACGGTCCTCACCGAGCTGCTGACGTTCCTGCCCGCCACCGTGGTGCTGCTCGTGCTGGTGCCGCTGTCGGGCGAGCCGTTCACGTGGTGGTGGCTGGCGCTGCCCGGCGCGATCGCGCTCATGCACGTCTGGGGCACCGGCATGGCGTTCCTGCTGGCCCGGCTCGTGGTCGAGGTGCGGGACGTCGCCAACCTGATCCCGTTCATCATGCGGGCCCTCATGTACTTCTCCGGCGTCTTCTTCTCGATCACCACCTACGCCGGCTCGGGCCTGCTCGGCACCCTGCTGGCCTACCAGCCGGTGGCCGTCTACCTGCAGCTGGCCCGCACGTGCCTCATGGTGGAGGCCGAGCCGTCGGCGACGCTGTGGCTGGCCGCGCTCGGCTGGGCGGTCGGCACCCTGGTGGTCGGCTTCCTCTTCTTCTGGCGGGCGGAGGCGAAGTACGGCCGTGGCTGA
- a CDS encoding histidine kinase, translated as MARWNGFWTRRTDVQRVELYTRVSLYFLVWWVGVSVVAFRPEALASTRTALLLALAVVVTALAATLGLRVAMAQVRPRLDDPLVRRATATNVVAALVALGLGFGLPQDDRGLVVTVVAGTVAWGVGAVRGRAAVAIGPVLVAGGTVALFGFGAAPAAVIWLGVYAFFVFTLRSSLWLLAVVRELDQARRAQGRLAIAEERLRFSRDVHDVLGRHLSTIAVQAELASRLAERGDERAAATMLEVRSAAHEALREARALARGYRPVDLTTELEGARSLVRSAGIEWREDLDDLPPRWREPVGWVVREAVTNVLRHATPTQVAVRWERDAGSPGGAGGAGSLVVRNDGARPAGPGHGGTGLVGLGERLAPAGATLATARHDDEFVLRVDFPADTAAGRGEGPA; from the coding sequence ATGGCACGGTGGAACGGGTTCTGGACCCGCCGCACCGACGTGCAGCGCGTCGAGCTCTACACGAGGGTCTCGCTCTACTTCCTCGTCTGGTGGGTCGGCGTCTCCGTCGTCGCGTTCCGTCCGGAGGCGCTCGCCTCGACGCGCACCGCGCTGCTGCTGGCCCTGGCCGTCGTGGTCACCGCGCTCGCGGCGACGCTGGGGCTCCGGGTCGCGATGGCCCAGGTGCGGCCCCGTCTCGACGACCCGCTGGTACGCCGCGCGACCGCCACCAACGTCGTCGCCGCCCTCGTCGCGCTCGGTCTCGGGTTCGGGCTGCCGCAGGACGACCGGGGCCTCGTGGTGACGGTGGTGGCCGGCACGGTCGCCTGGGGCGTCGGCGCCGTGCGGGGCCGTGCGGCGGTCGCCATCGGCCCGGTGCTCGTCGCGGGCGGCACCGTGGCGCTGTTCGGGTTCGGCGCGGCGCCCGCCGCGGTGATCTGGCTGGGGGTCTACGCGTTCTTCGTCTTCACGCTGCGCTCGTCGCTCTGGCTGCTCGCCGTGGTGCGGGAGCTCGACCAGGCCCGGCGCGCGCAGGGCCGGCTGGCCATCGCGGAGGAGCGGCTCCGCTTCTCCCGCGACGTGCACGACGTGCTGGGTCGGCACCTGTCGACCATCGCGGTGCAGGCCGAGCTCGCCTCCCGGCTCGCGGAGCGCGGTGACGAGCGTGCCGCCGCCACGATGCTCGAGGTGCGGTCGGCCGCCCACGAGGCGCTGCGCGAGGCGCGCGCCCTGGCCCGCGGCTACCGTCCGGTCGACCTCACCACCGAGCTGGAGGGCGCGCGGTCGCTGGTGCGGTCCGCCGGCATCGAGTGGCGCGAGGACCTCGACGACCTGCCACCCCGGTGGCGCGAGCCCGTCGGGTGGGTCGTGCGCGAGGCCGTCACCAACGTGCTCCGCCACGCCACCCCGACCCAGGTGGCCGTGCGCTGGGAGCGGGACGCCGGCAGCCCCGGCGGTGCTGGCGGTGCGGGCTCGCTCGTGGTGCGCAACGACGGCGCCCGGCCGGCCGGCCCCGGCCACGGGGGCACGGGTCTCGTCGGCCTCGGGGAGCGGCTCGCCCCCGCGGGCGCGACGCTCGCCACCGCGCGGCACGACGACGAGTTCGTGCTCCGCGTCGACTTCCCGGCCGACACCGCGGCCGGACGAGGGGAGGGACCCGCATGA
- a CDS encoding ABC transporter ATP-binding protein, which yields MAEQTPPPEAAPAAPTTPDKGRPVLVVDDVHLKYKTFGGKRRTGSSRLPGWARGFSQGVGAVDVVHAVKGVSFVAHHGESIGLIGHNGSGKSTLLRAVAGAMPVTSGAIYTDGVASLLGVSGALIKNLSGERNIILGCLALGLKPDEVAAHYEEVVEFADIGEFVRLPMEAYSSGMGARLRFAISTAASPDILMIDEALATGDASFKARSQRRIDEIRERAGTVLLVSHSMGTIKETCDRVLWLDSGVLRADGKPDEVIEAYMETQRAKVEASKK from the coding sequence GTGGCTGAGCAGACCCCTCCCCCCGAGGCCGCCCCGGCGGCGCCCACGACCCCCGACAAGGGGCGTCCGGTGCTCGTCGTCGACGACGTGCACCTCAAGTACAAGACGTTCGGCGGCAAGCGCCGTACCGGTTCGTCGCGGTTGCCCGGCTGGGCCCGCGGCTTCTCGCAGGGCGTCGGCGCGGTCGACGTCGTGCACGCCGTCAAGGGCGTCTCGTTCGTGGCCCACCACGGCGAGTCGATCGGCCTCATCGGCCACAACGGCTCGGGCAAGTCGACGCTGCTGCGCGCCGTCGCGGGCGCGATGCCCGTCACGAGCGGGGCGATCTACACCGACGGGGTCGCCTCCCTGCTCGGCGTCTCCGGCGCGCTCATCAAGAACCTGTCCGGCGAGCGCAACATCATCCTCGGCTGCCTCGCCCTCGGGCTGAAGCCGGACGAGGTGGCGGCGCACTACGAGGAGGTCGTCGAGTTCGCCGACATCGGCGAGTTCGTGCGCCTGCCCATGGAGGCCTACTCCTCCGGCATGGGCGCGCGGCTCCGGTTCGCCATCTCGACCGCCGCCTCCCCCGACATCCTCATGATCGACGAGGCCCTCGCCACCGGCGACGCGTCGTTCAAGGCGCGCTCGCAGCGCCGCATCGACGAGATCCGCGAGCGCGCCGGCACCGTGCTGCTCGTCAGCCACTCCATGGGCACCATCAAGGAGACGTGCGACCGCGTGCTGTGGCTCGACTCGGGCGTGCTGCGCGCGGACGGCAAGCCCGACGAGGTCATCGAGGCCTACATGGAGACCCAGCGCGCCAAGGTCGAGGCGTCGAAGAAGTAG